A genome region from Carya illinoinensis cultivar Pawnee chromosome 2, C.illinoinensisPawnee_v1, whole genome shotgun sequence includes the following:
- the LOC122300678 gene encoding receptor-like protein 7 has protein sequence MGLSFPLIILILHFLVSLMMFYLILAASSSGVQPLCHDNKRFALLQFKESFIINQSASGYPSAYPKVSRWKPDQISDCCNWDGVECNKDNGHVIGLDLNSSCLQGILNSNSSLFHLAHLQNLNLDDNDFNSSPIPTSFRQLSRLTKLSLSFSVFSGQIPSEILELSKLVFLDLSYNSLLKLQKSGLTVIAQNLTNLEVLNLDKVVISSNVPNILANLSSLTNLSLKECDLHGEFPVGIFGLPNLQLLHIGFNEYLTGCLPEFNSTSPLVSLRLGSTNFYGELPDSIGNLKSLVIFIVRYCNFSGEIPSSLGNLTNLEVLLLQSNRLHGSIPRSISRLVNLEILRLHDNDLSGTVELELFLRLNNLFDLELDGNNISLLTKPSTNSTFPKLEVLSIGGCDLGEFPEFLRIQDQLKLLDLSGNKIHGQVPKWMWNVSIETLWDLNLGNNFLTGFDQLPVVLPYVNLNNLALDSNMLQGSLPIPPPSIVLYSVSNNKMTGEIPDLICNLSLINILDLSSNNLGGSLPQCLGNLSDSLTIVDVHDNNFHGTIPRIRGEGKELKLIDFSQNHLQGRVPRSLANCTKLEVVNLGNNQIHDIFPSWLGILPELRILILRSNKLHGTIGSSDSNFKFPKLHIIDLSNNDISGKLPYEHFQNWKAMQIVNAKSLKYMGEIITSAMSANSTVRMPSINYSIAMINKGTETNYEKVPDFPIAIDYSITMINKGTETNYEKVPDFLIAIDLSSNRFEGEIPEVVGNLKGLDLLNISNNFLTGPIPFTLANLIGLESLDLSQNRLSGVIPPQLAELTFLSHFNVSHNRLIGPIPHGKQFDTFDNSSFSENPELCGNPLPKKCGNPEDSVLPPSSSHNSNQFSFEFGWKVVAMGYGCGFVFGAVSGQIVITKKYGWFMKKTFAIGQPTRRRVNWRGRIN, from the coding sequence ATGGGTTTATCCTTTCCTCTCATCATCTTGATCTTGCACTTTCTTGTTTCATTGATGATGTTTTATCTTATACTTGCTGCCTCTTCTTCTGGTGTGCAGCCCCTGTGCCATGATAATAAGAGATTTGCCTTGTTGCAATTCAAGGAAAGCTTTATTATCAATCAGTCCGCGTCCGGATATCCCTCTGCTTATCCAAAGGTTTCAAGGTGGAAACCAGATCAAATCAGTGATTGTTGCAATTGGGACGGTGTAGAGTGCAATAAGGACAATGGTCATGTCATCGGCCTCGATCTTAATAGCAGCTGTCTTCAAGGTATTCTCAACTCCAATAGCAGCCTCTTCCACCTTGCTCACCTCCAAAACCTCAATTTGGACGACAATGACTTCAACTCTTCTCCGATCCCAACTAGTTTTAGACAACTTTCAAGGCTAACAAAGCTCAGCCTCTCTTTCTCTGTATTTTCTGGCCAAATCCCTTCAGAAATCTTAGAGCTCTCCAAGTTAGTTTTTCTAGATCTCTCATATAATTCGTTGTTGAAGCTCCAAAAATCTGGCCTAACAGTTATAGCTCAAAACCTCACAAACTTGGAAGTACTAAATCTTGACAAGGTTGTTATATCATCCAACGTACCTAATATCTTGGCAAACTTATCTTCTTTAACGAATCTATCTCTAAAAGAGTGTGACCTGCATGGTGAGTTTCCTGTGGGAATCTTCGGTCTACCTAATCTTCAGCTTCTTCATATAGGGTTCAACGAATACCTCACGGGATGTCTCCCAGAATTTAACAGCACTAGCCCCCTTGTATCATTGAGACTTGGATCCACGAACTTCTATGGTGAGCTACCGGATTCGATTGGTAACCTCAAGTCCTTGGTTATATTTATTGTGCGGTATTGCAATTTCTCAGGAGAAATACCATCTTCACTAGGTAACCTTACCAATCTAGAAGTTTTACTACTTCAATCAAATAGGTTGCACGGTTCAATTCCACGGTCAATATCTAGGCTTGTAAATCTTGAAATTCTGCGTCTCCATGATAACGATTTGAGTGGCACGGTGGAGCTTGAGTTGTTTCTAAGACTCAATAACCTCTTTGATCTCGAGTTAGATGGAAACAATATTTCGTTGCTTACAAAGCCCAGTACCAActcaacttttccaaaacttgaGGTATTATCAATAGGTGGTTGTGACTTGGGTGAGTTCCCAGAGTTTCTGAGGATCCAAGATCAgttgaaattattagatcttaGTGGAAACAAGATTCACGGCCAAGTTCCAAAATGGATGTGGAACGTAAGTATAGAAACTCTCTGGGATTTAAATTTGGGTAACAACTTTCTCACCGGTTTCGACCAACTTCCGGTTGTGCTCCCCTACGTTAATCTGAATAATCTGGCGCTTGATTCTAACATGCTTCAAGGTTCACTACCAATCCCACCTCCTTCCATTGTTTTATATTCGGTCTCAAACAACAAAATGACCGGAGAAATACCAGATTTGATTTGCAATCtaagtttaataaatattcttGATTTGTCAAGCAACAACTTGGGTGGTTCTCTTCCACAATGCTTAGGCAACTTGAGTGATTCTCTCACAATTGTGGATGTACACGACAATAATTTTCATGGAACCATTCCTCGGATCCGTGGTGAAGGAAAAGAATTGAAGCTGATTGATTTCAGCCAAAATCATTTACAGGGGCGTGTACCGAGATCATTGGCCAATTGTACCAAGCTTGAAGTTGTTAATCTTGGTAACAATCAGATACATGATATTTTTCCTTCCTGGTTGGGCATTCTTCCAGAGTTGAGGATTCTCATTTTGAGATCTAATAAACTACATGGTACAATAGGAAGTTCAGATAGCAATTTCAAATTCCCAAAATTGCACATCATTGACCTTTCAAATAATGATATTTCTGGCAAGTTGCCATATGAACACTTCCAAAATTGGAAAGCCATGCAAATCGTCAATGCCAAGAGCTTAAAGTACATGGGGGAAATCATAACTTCAGCGATGTCTGCAAACTCTACGGTGCGTATGCCCTCCATTAACTACTCAATCGCGATGATCAACAAAGGCACGGAGACAAATTATGAGAAAGTCCCAGATTTCCCTATAGCTATTGACTACTCAATCACGATGATCAACAAAGGCACGGAGACAAATTATGAGAAAGTCCCAGATTTCCTTATAGCTATTGATCTCTCGAGCAATAGATTTGAAGGAGAAATTCCAGAAGTGGTGGGGAATCTAAAAGGACTTGATTTGCTCAACATTTCCAACAACTTTCTCACAGGTCCTATACCATTTACTTTGGCAAACTTGATAGGGCTAGAATCATTGGATCTGTCTCAAAACAGGTTGTCTGGTGTGATCCCTCCGCAACTAGCAGAACTCACTTTCCTTTCACACTTTAATGTCTCCCATAATCGCTTGATAGGACCTATACCACATGGGAAACAATTTGACACATTCGACAACAGTTCGTTCAGTGAGAACCCTGAATTATGCGGTAACCCTTTGCCAAAGAAATGTGGGAATCCTGAGGACTCAGTATTGCCTCCATCTTCAAGCCACAACTCAAATCaattctcatttgaatttggttGGAAAGTAGTCGCAATGGGATATGGATGTGGATTCGTGTTTGGAGCTGTGTCTGGGCAAATCGTGATCACAAAGAAGTATGGTTGGTTTATGAAGAAGACATTCGCAATTGGGCAGCCGACCCGTAGAAGGGTGAATTGGAGGGGCcgcataaattaa
- the LOC122301863 gene encoding uncharacterized protein LOC122301863, whose product MSILVWNCRGLGNPRTVRVLRQLAKDKIPSLVFLVETKCNCRRMDMIRGKLRFDNCLAVDSVGLRGGIALLWKTDWNVEIISYSRWHVNSIVLEEENDPTWQFTGLYGHPEVAKRSSSWQLLHMLKPTTPMAWLCAGDFNEILYQKEKLGGASRPYKQIEEFRQVVERCGLSDLQSRGQKYTWANNKFGGDFIKERIDRAFANKEWSNLHSLALCTILPAVNSDHSSLYINKQFLNCKRNKRGLIFKYEAAWDLRDECQGIVTEAWGKG is encoded by the coding sequence ATGAGCATCTTGGTgtggaactgtcgagggcttgggaaccctcggacagttagaGTCCTTAGGCAATTAGCCAAGGATAAGATCCCATCTTTAGTTTTCCTAGTGGAAACTAAATGCAACTGTAGAAGAATGGACATGATCAGGGGGAAACTAAGATTTGATAACTGTCTGGCAGTAGATAGTGTGGGTCTTAGGGGAGGAATAGCCTTGTTGTGGAAAACAGATTGGAATGTGGAAATCATTAGCTACTCACGATGGCACGTCAATTCTATAGTGTTGGAGGAGGAAAATGACCCTACCTGGCAATTCACAGGCCTTTATGGCCACCCAGAAGTAGCTAAGAGGAGTAGTAGCTGGCAATTACTCCATATGCTTAAACCCACCACCCCTATGGCATGGCTGTGTGcaggggatttcaatgaaattctcTACCAGAAGGAGAAACTTGGGGGGGCAAGCAGGCCATACAAACAGATAGAAGAATTCAGACAGGTGGTTGAAAGGTGTGGACTAAGTGATTTACAGTCTCGGGGGCAGAAGTATACATGGGCTAATAACAAGTTTGGGGGTGATTTCATTAAGGAAAGAATAGATAGAGCCTTTGCAAACAAGGAATGGAGTAACTTGCATAGCTTGGCATTGTGCACAATACTACCTGCTGTTAACTCTGACCACTCATCATTATACATTAACAAACAGTTTTTGAACTGTAAAAGAAACAAGAGGGGCTTGATATTCAAATACGAGGCTGCTTGGGACTTAAGAGATGAATGCCAGGGAATTGTAACAGAAGCATGGGGAAAAGGTTAG